A window from Salvia miltiorrhiza cultivar Shanhuang (shh) chromosome 2, IMPLAD_Smil_shh, whole genome shotgun sequence encodes these proteins:
- the LOC131011729 gene encoding protein MKS1-like, whose product MDFPDFSSGRSPRRELQGPRPAPLKVRKDSHKIRKPPVAPPPAGLPHQQPHAPPRPPVIIYTVSPKIIHANPNEFMSLVQRLTGPNATSPSSAPAFPFHEGGGALSPAARFASIERTKSPDGRRTAPPAGEMVDGIEIDSIIQRSGQQFPGILSPNPNALPPIPPNFFNISSDNNNPLNFFHDLSPVLHSSRNFSENNFLFSSPSTFISPHINTPSPNTLDLFHSLFDL is encoded by the coding sequence atggACTTTCCGGACTTCTCTTCCGGCCGGTCTCCGAGGAGGGAGCTCCAAGGCCCCCGCCCGGCCCCCCTCAAAGTCCGTAAAGACTCCCACAAGATCCGAAAACCACCGGTGGCGCCCCCGCCGGCCGGCCTCCCCCACCAGCAGCCCCACGCGCCGCCGCGGCCGCCGGTCATAATTTACACGGTCTCCCCCAAGATCATCCATGCAAACCCTAACGAGTTCATGTCGCTAGTCCAACGTTTGACCGGCCCCAACGCCACGTCACCCTCCTCGGCCCCCGCCTTCCCCTTCCACGAGGGCGGGGGCGCCCTATCCCCGGCCGCCCGTTTCGCCTCCATCGAGCGCACAAAGTCGCCCGATGGGAGGAGAACGGCCCCGCCCGCCGGGGAAATGGTGGATGGGATCGAGATCGATTCCATTATTCAACGAAGTGGACAGCAATTTCCCGGCATTTTATCGCCGAATCCAAATGCTCTTCCTCCAATCCCACCAAATTTCTTCAATATCTCGTCGGATAACAATAATCCATTAAACTTTTTCCATGATTTGAGCCCAGTTTTACATAGCAGTAGGAATTTTTCGGAAAATAATTTCTTATTTTCGAGTCCCTCAACTTTCATCTCACCGCACATAAACACGCCTTCTCCAAACACTTTAGATCTCTTCCACAGCTTATTTGACCTATAA